The Thermothelomyces thermophilus ATCC 42464 chromosome 6, complete sequence DNA segment AGACTTGTTCGGAGTCGGCTGTATTGCCGCGCTGTCGGCGAATGGCCCGTTGATCTTTTCATCGTCCTCGATCTGCTGCCTCCGCCTCGCGAGCTTCTTCCTCCGCGCGTTGAGAACCAGCCAGCCGAGGACAAAGACGACAAGGATACCACCCAGCGCACCGATAACGATGCCGGCCTTGGCAGCAATGCTCATGCCTTCGGTCTCCGACTCGCTCGGTTCCGCCGGtgctgtagtagtctgcatCACGACCTTGCTGGTGGTCGTTGGCGTAGTCGTGGACGTAGTTGTGGGCGATGAAGATGCAAGCGCAAGGGACTCAGTCGCCAGTACGGACACGGAGGGAGGAGCGGTGATCATGGAAGGCAAGTTGGTCGGGGCCGACGAGTCATCTCCCCGAACGCGGTTACTCCCCGGCGAGCCGCCTGGAGATCCCCCTTCCATTCTCTTCGCCAGCCCCGGAACAAGCATGTCCCTAACCTCATGCTTCACGACGTCCCAGAATTCCCGCGCTGCCATGGTTTTTTTGGTTCCGGTGGCCGATGCGCCAATCgtactctctctctcctcccGATTTGGTGTTCAGGGACGTTTATCGCCAACTAATTCGGAGGTTGCTTTTCTGGATGGTCCGGCAGTTATACACACTTGGTCTCTAAGCGCGAGACTCTACTTTCTTCGTGGTTAAATTCGTCTCAGTTGGGAAGATGATGAGGACGATGGGTAAAATGCTGGAAGAGTGACAAAGAATGGATTGCGGCGACCTGGGCTGCGCACAAAAGAAGCGATTATGTCGGCGGTTCTTCAGAAAGGAGGGAATGAATAGTTGGTTGTTTGTGAACAGAAGCCGACGATGAGATGCCGAGATCCTAGATCAACATCATCGCAACCACGAGCACGACGGACACATTGAGGACGAGCCGTGAAATTGCGTTGGGAACCCAAAAAGCAGGAATCGACTCCGCAAGAGGGATGTGGGAGACTGACTGCTTGGATGTGTGACGGGGTTGTTGGCACTAACCACAAACCGGATAGCCTGGTCCCCTGAGGAATCGGCAAAAAAGTGCGGGCAGCAAAAGAGGTAGAGTTCTTGCGAGGTGCAGCTAGCCGGGGTCCAGGGATCAGCGCGCCGGCCGGGGATGGGAGACGGGGGCTTTGGCGGCCCAACCAACCAACGGTTTGCTGCGCCGCTGGCGAATCTGCCGCTGATAGGATTCTCGGGTTTGTCGGCTCGGTATTCTCAAAAAGGCTCACGCCCAACTCACTCCCCCCTTCGGCCAAGGACAAATCCACGGGCCATTGACCGATGGAGATTGGGGGAGATCTCGATAACGGAGACGGGAGCAGATTTTTCGTTTGATATCGCATcacagcagcagcgcgtCCGTGATCATTGCAAACAAGCCGCCGATGGATGTTTCAGAGCGGAAGGCATCACAGCGTTTGGCTATTCGTCCCAACTGGTTCACCCGCGCTGTCAGACCCTGGATCCAATTCAACGCATCACCTCAGGGGACCCTTCATGCTCATTGGTGGCATGGGTAGCCAAGTGGGAAGCGAGATTGCCGGCAGCGATGCGATTGGGCGGGCGAGCTGCGGATTTGCAGATCTTCGCTGGAGCAAATTTGGCAGCCCGCTCGTTACATCCCGTCAACTCGCACAAGCCAGGCACGAAAACTACCCAAGTTTATCGCATGGCTAACCAACCCAGATGCGAACAACGCGCTCCTGGTTAGTTATCGGCATGCCGGGTGACAATCAGAGCGCAACTTTGTGGCTTTCTTTCCTTTTAACACCAATTGGGAGATTGTGTATAGTTACACTATGTCCTCGTGGAGACGACCGGTCTTGTCGTGTAGTTACACCAGAGGCGGCTTGTGGCTGAGTCGACCTCTGGCAGGGCCGAAGGGAACACTGACGCAACGCCTTGAGCTGCTATTCTTGGTGCCATGCAGGCTGGCGCCTTTCGAGGAAGGGAAAAAGACTCATGAGCCTACAAGCACTGTGCATACGTTGACTGCTTACTTCGTGCGTGATTGGCATTTTTTTTTCGGAGGCTCTCAAGCCAACAGATTAAATTCTGCCGTTTGGCGAGCTGTGGGAAGGTTGTcatggtacggagtacttgaACCCAAACCTGTTTGTGCCGTTTCGGAATGAGTGATCGCCCCACGACAAACAACTGGCCTGGCAAACGAATGAAGTCAGGTGTACCAGGACAACACGCGTACGAATTTCCACTAGCAAGTCGTTAGGGCGAATGTGAAACAGCCGTGGAGCCATCGGCACGTGGAGACTAGTGACAAGAAGCGACATGAGCAACGGATGCTCTTTACGCACACAGTCGACTCCGGCCCAACGATGGATTGAGCCCCACCCCCGCTAAAGGTAATGTGGTGACAGGGTATCTTGAAAACCCCACTTCGCTATTTCCTACGAGTGAAGAGCGCGCTTGACGCCCTCAAGAACAACAGCGCGAGTCCGAATGTCACACTCGGTGCAAAAAGGGCGGACTGATGACAGACTGAAAAAATCGGCTTAGTTGGTAATTGTATGACTGACAATCGATCGAGTTGCCGATCACACAACCCCCAACAACGAGGCTTTGGAGTACTGTTGCAAGGTTTGTCGACGACAGCAGTTGTTCTCGTCGCGTTGAATCTTGTAACATTGGCCCACTCGTAAATTCATACATGCGCTCgtgggaagagcaacacaGCAATGACTGCTCCATGCGATATCTATCCTGAACGGCTTTTCGTACCCCGTTCCCTCGACCTCAACACCTTTTTTTTAATTACATCATGAAATGTTCCTTGCAGATGATCCGCATTACAGCAAATCGAACTTATCCGCCAAATCGGAGTGGTACAATGTGGGAGAAATCCCTGAAGGGTAGCAGCGACATGGCATCTCTCGATGCTCCGTCTCCAGGGCTCTGAGCTTGCTTGGTTGCGCACGCTCGCTCGTCTTAGGAAAAAACTGGCTGAGCTCGACAAACCGTAGAGCTCAAGGCGAGCCACGAGTGATACAATGACCCTGTCAGTCGTTATTGACTCGGCCCCTGCCCGTAGGCACCATGCTGCTGTTGAGGCCAGTACTGCTGGCCTTGCTGCGCTTGTGGTGGCTGCTGGTAGCCGGCATAGAAGGTGGGATTATAAGCGCCAGCGGCCGGAGGTACCGGCGGCGCGGTTCCGGCCGATTGCCATGTAGGAGCCTGGGGGGGAACATACGGCGGTGCATAGGTGGGAGCTGCGGGCTGCTGGGGAGGAGGTGGTTGATGGTGGGAAGCCGCCTGAGGATACTGGTATTGTTGGCCTTGGTTTTGATTCCAGGCTTGATAGTTGAAGTTGAAATTGCTCGTGGGAGGCTGATGGTGCGGGATGGGAACCTGAGGCTGAGCAGGGGGCGAATATGAGACGGGAGGGGGGGCATAGGGGGCATGAGGAGCGGGCCATTGCCCAGAAGGCGCTGCGGGCTTCGCGCcgaaagggggagggggtacATGGGGAGCCTGGGAAGGTGGCGGAACGCTTGGGAAACCTGTCTGAGGTGAGGCTGCGCCGTCATGGCCAAACTGCTGAtagccgccgcctcctccgccccCGCGTGAGCCGTGTCTCCGGTCGCCACCACGATGGCTGCCGCCACGCTGAATGCGGCCCCGGAAGTCACCCCGCCCTCCGCGATGGGCTCCGCGGTGACCCTGGTCACGGCCGCCTCGGGGCGGACTGAACCCGGCCTCGGGCTTGGGGGGTAGGGAGGGAAGAGACGGCGGCCCACCTTGTCCGTATCCAGGCGGCCGCGACAGAGGCTTGTACGGCCCATCCTCGTCTTCATCGTAATTGAGACTGGAAGAGGTCGCTGGATTGGGAGGCTGGGTTTGGCCATTTGCGGTGCCCTGTTCCCGCCCACCGCGGCCTGCCTTGGCTCCTCGTCTCTTTTGTTTCTGCGCTCTCTTGTACTCGGCTTCCTTTTCGTCGTCAGAAAACTCCATTTCCTCCGGCGGCAGCTCTTCGTCGTGGAGGTTGCTGGCATCTGTGCCCTTGGCTTCCTTCAATGGCTGTGTGAAGACATAGTTGGCATGCTGAACCGAGTAATAGATAGGCATGCCGGTCGCCAATTCGAGCTCCTTGATCTCATCCAGAGTACGGAACCCAACCGTGTACATGGGACTGCGCACATTTCCCAGGACCTCGGCCAGCGCGCCAATGACGGTGCGATCCTCTCTGCATAGCACAGATCCAGTGTCCAAGACCTGGACCTCGCCCGGTGTTTGCGACTTGATGACAACGGTGGTCTCGACTATGAATTCGATATTCCCTAGGCGCTCAATTTTCATCTCCGGAGTGATGGTGACGTCTGGCTTGGGGAGCACCTCCTCGGGCATTTCGTTTTTGGTCCGGAGAGCGGCCCCGGCACCCTTGGACTTACCGCTCCCGTCACCGTCGGCGTCACCATCGCCATCGGCAGCCATTAGCAGGCGCGCTGTTTCTTCAATGCCGAGGAGTGGATAACCCTCGCCATCTTCGGAGTCGTCGTCCGAGTCGCTATCCGAGCTGGAAGAGTCCGAAGACGATTCGTAGGGTGAAGAGTCGACTTCCCATTCGGCTTCGGCTTCCTCGTCCTCTTGCTGCGCATCGGATGATTCCTGCTGTTGCTCCTGGATGACTGCTACACCATCCTGGTTCTGAGCCGGCCGAGCGGACGCCCTGATATTCGACAGCATGCCGTCAAGGGCGGCTTCGAGGGCGTGCGTGACGTCTGGGGTCGACGCATCGTCACCATTCTTCATGTCGTGGTCGGGCGCCTGACCTTCTGCGGTCTTTGGTTCTTGATCGTGCATCTTCACGTCTTGCTTCTGGTCCTGGCTGGCTCCCATGGCGCTTGTGTCGGTGATGTTGAGTTCCATGCTGTCAGCTCCCTCTCGGGCTGATGTGCTTGTTTTTGTGGCCTCCTCTTGCTTAGCCTCTTGCTCTTTTCTTTCCCATTGCGCATGCCCGTTAGTAGCGCCCACAGTCACCTTGTCCTCCCCCATTATacttgcggcggcggcgatgagATCGGGAGCGAAGTTTTCGACTGGCAACTTCTCGTTGGGTTTCGCCTGGCCCAGGCCAGGGATCTGAAAGGGCGTCTCGGCCATCCTGTCGACCGGAAGCAGCAGGTGACTGTCCCCCTGGTCAACCGATCTAGCAATGGTGCGTAGAAAGGCTATGTTCGAGACAGACACAGTGGTCAAGCGCAGTGATGCGCAATGCGCTTCACAGTGGCAAGAGAGCTGAGAGGTCGCGGCCGCAGAAAACTCAGCACAAAGTTCAAAAATAATCGAATCTGCACGTGAAAAAATTAAATCTTATGTGAGTGATATAGACCACATGATAAGAGGGAAAAAACCAAGAGTTGTGGCCGCACTCAAATTGGATCTGTGGTTAGAACCCAGATATGGCGAATACAAACTTGAAGATTTCGatccagaaaaaaaaatggatCCGAAAAAAGTCGACAACGGCCCAGCTCGGGAGCGCTATGCCTGCTACGGACTAGCGCCCCTGTGGCGGCTTAAACCCCTGTGCAGTTGAGCTCAACAACCGTGACGCAACACGGCCCAGCCTGGGCTTTTGGCCAACAAAATCCAGTCTCCCAGAGCCGAGATCGTTCATTTATCAGGGCAACGGACAAGCTGTCAACGTCCGAGGACTGGCCCAGACCAGCACAACAATGGCGACCACCCAGGCTGCGCCTCAGGTGCCTGCACCAAAGAAGCAAAAGAAGGAATTTGTACATCCGTCAGCGAAACACGCACGCAAAAAGTAAATAATGGAGCTCCGCAAAGTTTGGCGTTTTGTTGCAAGTACCATATATGGGCTGACAATGCAACGCTACCCAGGGCCATTCAGAATGCCTTTGCCATCGAGCCCATCTCAGCATTCTACATCTTCCTGGGAGCCAACATCATAGCGGCCCTTTTCGCCCCGATCCAGGACTGCGATGAGACATTCAACTACTGGGAGCCTACCCACTATCTCAGCCATGGCTACGGCCTGCAGACGTGGGAGTACTCGCCTGACTATGCCATCCGCAGCTGGCTATACATCGCCATCCACGCCCTCGGCGCCAACATCCGCCGCCTGCTGCCGCGCTCGTCCAAGGTGGCTGAGTTCTACTTCCTCCGCTACCTGCTCGCCTTTGGCTGCGCTCTGTGCCAGACGCTCATGTGGAAGGCCGTTTGTCTGGCGCTGAACCCGCGGGTTGGCCTGTTCTTCATTGCCGCTCTGGTCTTCAGCCCGGGGAACTTTCACTCCAGCACCGCCTACCTGCCGTCCAGCTTCGCCATGTACATGGGCATGTTAGGCGCAGCTGCCTTCATGAACTGGCGCGGCGGGTTGAAGACGTCGCAGGGCATGTTCTGGTTTGCTCTCGGCGGTGTTCTCGGGTGGCCCTTTGCCATCGCCCTCTGCGCCCCCTTTGTACTGGAGGAGGTTTTCTTTGCTATGCTGAGCGACAAGGAGCGCTTCTTCGAGTCCTTCATCAGGCTCGCCCGCGGTGTCGTAGCGACGCTGCTCCTGGTCGTACGTTTCCTTTTGCTGCTCACGGTCCGATTCCGTAAATGCTAAGATTGCCCACTCCAGGCCTTCGACACAGCCATCAACACCTTCTTCTACAGGAAGTTTGAGATTGTCACGTGGAACATCATCAAGTACAACGTCTTCTCCTCCACCGGCGGCCCCGATCTGTACGGCACCGAGCCGTGGACCTTCTACTTCAAGAACCTCGCCCTCAACTTTAACGTCTGGTTcgtcctcgccctcctcTCCTTGCCGCTCTTCCTGCTCCAGAAGCTCGTCTCCCGGCGCAGCGCAGGCGAATCCTTCCAGTCCGGCCTGCGCACGCTCGTCTTCCTGTCGCCCTTCTACCTGTGGCTCGGCATCTTCACCCTGCAGCCGCACAAGGAGGAGCGCTTCATGTATCCAGCTTACCCATTCCTGGCCCTCAACGCCGCACTGGCCCTGCACACCCTGCTCGCCCTCCTTGGCAACGCCGGCCCGAAAACCCTCATCGGCCGCATCCCGGCCAAAGTGAAACTGGCCGTCGTCGCCCTGGGTCTTCTCGCCTCGGTCAACGTGGGCCTGGCCCGCGTCTGGGGCCTGTACACGGGTTATCACGCCCCGCTAGACCTCTACGCGCCGCTCGCCACCACCGGCGGGCCGGGGGACACGGTCTGCTTCGGCAAGGATTGGTACCGCTTCCCGACGTCGTTCTTCTTGCCGCGCGACATGCGCGCCAAGTTTGTGCGCTCCGAGTTCCGCGGCCTGCTGCCGGGGGAGTTCTCGGAGGCGCGCACCGGGTTCGGCTTCTGGAGCGGCACCTGGCTGCCGACCAGCGGGCTCAACGACCGCAACGAGGAAGACCCGGGCAAGTACGCCGACCTGAGGACGTGCGTCTTCCTGGTGGACACGCAGTTCCCCGAGCGTCGGGCGGCTGCTGCGGCCGCGGGGGAGCCGCTGTCGCTGCCGCCGAACGAGCCCGACTACGCCCAGGACGTGGAGAGGTGGGAGGAGGTACGGTGCCTGCCCTTCTTGGACGCGGAGAGGACGCACTTCCTGGCCAGGGCGCTTTGGCTGCCCGACTGGGAGATCGTTCCGGAACGGCTGCGGAGGAAATGGGGAAGGCATTGTCTGCTGAAGCGGAGAAAGTAAGGAGGTTTTGCTGTGATGATTTCGCGACTTTACATCTTTCCTGGTGGTGGA contains these protein-coding regions:
- a CDS encoding glycosyltransferase family 22 protein (CAZy_ID 267848); amino-acid sequence: MATTQAAPQVPAPKKQKKEFVHPSAKHARKKAIQNAFAIEPISAFYIFLGANIIAALFAPIQDCDETFNYWEPTHYLSHGYGLQTWEYSPDYAIRSWLYIAIHALGANIRRLLPRSSKVAEFYFLRYLLAFGCALCQTLMWKAVCLALNPRVGLFFIAALVFSPGNFHSSTAYLPSSFAMYMGMLGAAAFMNWRGGLKTSQGMFWFALGGVLGWPFAIALCAPFVLEEVFFAMLSDKERFFESFIRLARGVVATLLLVAFDTAINTFFYRKFEIVTWNIIKYNVFSSTGGPDLYGTEPWTFYFKNLALNFNVWFVLALLSLPLFLLQKLVSRRSAGESFQSGLRTLVFLSPFYLWLGIFTLQPHKEERFMYPAYPFLALNAALALHTLLALLGNAGPKTLIGRIPAKVKLAVVALGLLASVNVGLARVWGLYTGYHAPLDLYAPLATTGGPGDTVCFGKDWYRFPTSFFLPRDMRAKFVRSEFRGLLPGEFSEARTGFGFWSGTWLPTSGLNDRNEEDPGKYADLRTCVFLVDTQFPERRAAAAAAGEPLSLPPNEPDYAQDVERWEEVRCLPFLDAERTHFLARALWLPDWEIVPERLRRKWGRHCLLKRRK